A genomic window from Elaeis guineensis isolate ETL-2024a chromosome 3, EG11, whole genome shotgun sequence includes:
- the LOC105041220 gene encoding uncharacterized protein isoform X1: MEDTFGTFLMDESSSSAATASAKDADHGWQKVTYAKRQRRPQNAADPERHRPNGLPLAGDRPHVFASVEQKAQERRRALEAAAAAAAEAGAGVPRSRTAAVAASDDDDDDSGAEAPHGGQENGEAAKKVKLKKPKKPKVTVQEAAAKIDAADLGAFLVDVSVSYESQQDIQLMRFADYFARSFSPVSGSQFPWTKMFKESPVSKIIDIPLCHISESVYKASVDWIAQKSTDALGDFVFWCLDAILADLASQQAAAKGSKKSVQLSPAKAQVAIFVVLAMTIRRKPDILINFLSRLRENPKYQGQDKLPVIVWAIAQASQGDLVIGMYLWAHYLLPLICGKPSGNPQSRDLLLQLVERFLSGPKARPILLNGAVRKGERLIPPVALDLLMRATFPSPSARVKATERFEAVYPTLKELALAGSPGTKATKQAAQQLLPAAVKAMQENNPELTREATDIFIWCLIQNADCYKQWEKLHLENVGASVAVLRKLSSEWKVYSTKLSPPDALREMLKHLRAKNEEALAGVVDSSKQASIKDADKYCKVILGRLTRGFGCLKGGVCVLLLAVAVGFAVSPNMDSWDWNKIHATFGSF, translated from the exons ATGGAGGACACTTTTGGTACGTTCCTCATGGATGAGTCCtcctcgtccgccgccaccgcttCGGCGAAGGACGCCGACCACGGCTGGCAGAAGGTTACCTACGCCAAGCGCCAGCGGCGCCCGCAGAACGCTGCCGATCCCGAGCGCCACCGCCCCAACGGCCTTCCACTCGCCGGCGATCGCCCCCACGTCTTCGCCTCCGTCGAGCAGAAGGCGCAGGAGCGCCGCCGGGCTCtcgaggcggcggcggcggcggccgcCGAGGCCGGCGCTGGGGTTCCCAGATCGAGGACCGCCGCCGTGGCGGCGTCCGACGATGACGACGATGATAGCGGCGCGGAGGCCCCCCACGGGGGACAGGAGAACGGGGAGGCGGCCAAGAAGGTGAAGCTGAAGAAACCTAAGAAGCCGAAGGTCACGGTCCAGGAGGCCGCCGCCAAGATCGACGCCGCGGATCTTGGCGCATTTCTGGTCGACGTGTCG GTTTCCTATGAATCTCAACAGGATATTCAGCTGATGCGGTTCGCCGATTACTTTGCGCGATCCTTTTCCCCTGTCAGCGGATCGCAATTCCCATGGACCAAAATGTTCAAGGAGTCCCCTGTTTCCAAGATCATTGAT ATTCCTCTTTGCCATATATCTGAATCTGTTTATAAGGCATCAGTTGATTGGATTGCTCAGAAATCCACCGATGCGCTTGGTGATTTTGTTTTCTGGTGTCTGGATGCCATCCTTGCTGATCTGGCAAGTCAACAAGCGGCTGCTAAAGGCTCAAAAAAATCTGTTCAATTGTCTCCAGCAAAGGCTCAG GTAGCAATATTTGTTGTTCTAGCGATGACAATAAGGCGAAAGCCTGACATACTGATAAACTTTTTATCAAGACTAAGAGAGAACCCCAAATATCAAGGACAAGATAAACTTCCAGTTATAGTTTGGGCAATTGCTCAG GCTTCTCAGGGAGATCTTGTCATAGGGATGTATTTATGGGCACACTACCTGTTGCCTCTGATTTGTGGAAAACCAAGTGGGAACCCACAATCTAGGGACTTACTTTTGCAGTTGGTCGAAAG ATTTTTGTCAGGGCCAAAAGCGCGACCTATCCTATTGAATGGTGCTGTCAGAAAGGGGGAACGTCTAATACCCCCTGTTGCACTTGATTTGCTGATGCGAGCTACATTTCCTTCTCCCAGTGCTCGAGTCAAG GCTACGGAGAGGTTTGAGGCGGTATATCCTACTCTCAAGGAGCTGGCTCTTGCAGGTTCTCCTGGGACTAAAGCTACAAAACAAGCAGCGCAACAGCTTTTGCCTGCTGCTGTCAAAGCTATGCAAGAAA ACAATCCAGAACTAACCAGAGAAGCTACTGATATTTTTATCTGGTGTTTGATTCAAAATGCCGACTGTTACAAGCAGTGG GAAAAACTTCACCTGGAGAATGTGGGTGCAAGTGTTGCTGTTCTACGAAAATTGTCCAGTGAGTGGAAGGTTTACTCAACAAAACTCTCTCCTCCTGATGCTCTGCGGGAGATGCTGAAGCACCTAAGGGCTAAG AATGAGGAAGCACTAGCTGGGGTTGTGGATTCCAGCAAGCAAGCGTCCATCAAAGATGCGGACAAGTACTGCAAGGTGATCTTGGGAAGGTTAACACGGGGCTTTGGCTGCTTAAAAGGTGGTGTTTGTGTGCTCTTGCTTGCAGTTGCAGTTGGCTTTGCTGTGTCTCCAAACATGGACTCCTGGGACTGGAATAAGATCCATGCGACATTTGGTTCCTTCTAG
- the LOC105041220 gene encoding uncharacterized protein isoform X2, which translates to MEDTFGTFLMDESSSSAATASAKDADHGWQKVTYAKRQRRPQNAADPERHRPNGLPLAGDRPHVFASVEQKAQERRRALEAAAAAAAEAGAGVPRSRTAAVAASDDDDDDSGAEAPHGGQENGEAAKKVKLKKPKKPKVTVQEAAAKIDAADLGAFLVDVSVSYESQQDIQLMRFADYFARSFSPVSGSQFPWTKMFKESPVSKIIDIPLCHISESVYKASVDWIAQKSTDALGDFVFWCLDAILADLASQQAAAKGSKKSVQLSPAKAQASQGDLVIGMYLWAHYLLPLICGKPSGNPQSRDLLLQLVERFLSGPKARPILLNGAVRKGERLIPPVALDLLMRATFPSPSARVKATERFEAVYPTLKELALAGSPGTKATKQAAQQLLPAAVKAMQENNPELTREATDIFIWCLIQNADCYKQWEKLHLENVGASVAVLRKLSSEWKVYSTKLSPPDALREMLKHLRAKNEEALAGVVDSSKQASIKDADKYCKVILGRLTRGFGCLKGGVCVLLLAVAVGFAVSPNMDSWDWNKIHATFGSF; encoded by the exons ATGGAGGACACTTTTGGTACGTTCCTCATGGATGAGTCCtcctcgtccgccgccaccgcttCGGCGAAGGACGCCGACCACGGCTGGCAGAAGGTTACCTACGCCAAGCGCCAGCGGCGCCCGCAGAACGCTGCCGATCCCGAGCGCCACCGCCCCAACGGCCTTCCACTCGCCGGCGATCGCCCCCACGTCTTCGCCTCCGTCGAGCAGAAGGCGCAGGAGCGCCGCCGGGCTCtcgaggcggcggcggcggcggccgcCGAGGCCGGCGCTGGGGTTCCCAGATCGAGGACCGCCGCCGTGGCGGCGTCCGACGATGACGACGATGATAGCGGCGCGGAGGCCCCCCACGGGGGACAGGAGAACGGGGAGGCGGCCAAGAAGGTGAAGCTGAAGAAACCTAAGAAGCCGAAGGTCACGGTCCAGGAGGCCGCCGCCAAGATCGACGCCGCGGATCTTGGCGCATTTCTGGTCGACGTGTCG GTTTCCTATGAATCTCAACAGGATATTCAGCTGATGCGGTTCGCCGATTACTTTGCGCGATCCTTTTCCCCTGTCAGCGGATCGCAATTCCCATGGACCAAAATGTTCAAGGAGTCCCCTGTTTCCAAGATCATTGAT ATTCCTCTTTGCCATATATCTGAATCTGTTTATAAGGCATCAGTTGATTGGATTGCTCAGAAATCCACCGATGCGCTTGGTGATTTTGTTTTCTGGTGTCTGGATGCCATCCTTGCTGATCTGGCAAGTCAACAAGCGGCTGCTAAAGGCTCAAAAAAATCTGTTCAATTGTCTCCAGCAAAGGCTCAG GCTTCTCAGGGAGATCTTGTCATAGGGATGTATTTATGGGCACACTACCTGTTGCCTCTGATTTGTGGAAAACCAAGTGGGAACCCACAATCTAGGGACTTACTTTTGCAGTTGGTCGAAAG ATTTTTGTCAGGGCCAAAAGCGCGACCTATCCTATTGAATGGTGCTGTCAGAAAGGGGGAACGTCTAATACCCCCTGTTGCACTTGATTTGCTGATGCGAGCTACATTTCCTTCTCCCAGTGCTCGAGTCAAG GCTACGGAGAGGTTTGAGGCGGTATATCCTACTCTCAAGGAGCTGGCTCTTGCAGGTTCTCCTGGGACTAAAGCTACAAAACAAGCAGCGCAACAGCTTTTGCCTGCTGCTGTCAAAGCTATGCAAGAAA ACAATCCAGAACTAACCAGAGAAGCTACTGATATTTTTATCTGGTGTTTGATTCAAAATGCCGACTGTTACAAGCAGTGG GAAAAACTTCACCTGGAGAATGTGGGTGCAAGTGTTGCTGTTCTACGAAAATTGTCCAGTGAGTGGAAGGTTTACTCAACAAAACTCTCTCCTCCTGATGCTCTGCGGGAGATGCTGAAGCACCTAAGGGCTAAG AATGAGGAAGCACTAGCTGGGGTTGTGGATTCCAGCAAGCAAGCGTCCATCAAAGATGCGGACAAGTACTGCAAGGTGATCTTGGGAAGGTTAACACGGGGCTTTGGCTGCTTAAAAGGTGGTGTTTGTGTGCTCTTGCTTGCAGTTGCAGTTGGCTTTGCTGTGTCTCCAAACATGGACTCCTGGGACTGGAATAAGATCCATGCGACATTTGGTTCCTTCTAG